Proteins found in one Pseudomonadota bacterium genomic segment:
- a CDS encoding OmpP1/FadL family transporter, whose product MAMFQPAVRRGCALGTAGLLSLAMGNAFASGFALIEQSVSSMGTAYAGAGSIAADASTVFFNPASMSRLDGKQLSAGMHVVVPQTEFNGSAQYNSLYDNPGVPFPFPANPTISPGADNDTDAGVTGVVPHFTYVQELNERWNFGISVNVPFGLKTEYGTGWVGRYSSTEGDITTVNLNPTLSYKVDDHVTIGAGVSAMYANLIYKLVIDDGYFGGFPGLSDQFGEYDVDDWGFGWNVGILLEPSEHTRFGFAYRSGVDVNLKGDFTSTSAVAPSNSAAADVSLPGSMLLSAYHEIDPNWAVMADVMWTNWNKLQSLVLRSGSGSTGTIPLNWKDTFRYSVGASYKYDDRWTFRGGLALDKNPIPSSQFRLAALPDEDRTWLALGAGYKLSSALSFDFGYAHLFIDNARINSTDAYSSSFPFTEGLHRINGEYDASVDILSAQVNWQF is encoded by the coding sequence ATGGCCATGTTCCAACCCGCTGTTCGTCGCGGCTGCGCGCTCGGTACCGCTGGGCTGCTGTCACTGGCAATGGGCAACGCGTTTGCCAGCGGTTTCGCGCTCATCGAACAGAGCGTCAGCAGCATGGGTACCGCCTATGCCGGCGCCGGCTCGATAGCCGCAGACGCCTCCACGGTGTTCTTCAATCCGGCCAGCATGTCGCGACTGGACGGCAAGCAGCTGTCGGCCGGAATGCACGTCGTAGTGCCGCAAACCGAATTCAACGGTAGCGCGCAATACAATTCCCTGTACGACAACCCCGGCGTGCCATTTCCGTTCCCGGCCAATCCGACCATCAGTCCCGGCGCGGACAATGATACGGATGCGGGCGTTACCGGCGTGGTGCCGCATTTCACCTACGTGCAGGAACTGAACGAGCGCTGGAATTTCGGCATCAGCGTCAACGTGCCGTTTGGCCTGAAAACCGAGTACGGCACTGGCTGGGTCGGTCGCTACTCCAGCACGGAAGGGGACATCACTACGGTCAACCTGAATCCCACGCTGTCCTATAAGGTCGACGATCATGTGACGATCGGTGCCGGCGTCAGCGCCATGTATGCCAACCTCATTTACAAGCTGGTCATCGACGATGGCTACTTCGGGGGGTTCCCTGGCTTGTCCGACCAGTTCGGCGAGTATGATGTCGATGACTGGGGTTTCGGCTGGAACGTCGGTATCCTGCTGGAGCCCTCGGAGCATACCCGTTTCGGGTTTGCCTATCGCTCCGGGGTGGACGTGAATCTGAAAGGCGACTTCACCTCGACCAGCGCCGTGGCACCGAGCAACAGCGCAGCGGCTGACGTCTCCTTGCCCGGCTCCATGCTATTGAGCGCCTACCATGAAATCGACCCGAACTGGGCGGTCATGGCGGACGTCATGTGGACGAACTGGAACAAGCTGCAATCGCTGGTATTGCGCAGCGGCAGCGGCTCCACCGGCACCATACCGCTCAACTGGAAGGACACCTTCCGCTATTCGGTTGGCGCGAGCTACAAGTATGACGATCGTTGGACGTTCCGCGGCGGCTTGGCGCTGGACAAGAACCCGATACCCAGCTCGCAATTCCGCCTGGCCGCCCTGCCGGACGAGGACCGCACCTGGCTGGCGCTGGGTGCCGGCTACAAGCTCTCGAGCGCGTTGAGCTTCGACTTCGGCTACGCCCATCTGTTCATCGACAACGCCCGCATCAACAGTACCGATGCCTACTCCTCGTCGTTCCCGTTCACCGAGGGCCTGCACCGCATCAACGGCGAGTATGACGCCTCGGTCGACATCCTCAGCGCCCAGGTGAACTGGCAGTTCTGA
- a CDS encoding M48 family metallopeptidase translates to MGLLGVGAQYGVLLPYSRLQESEADMLGLDLMAKAGFDPRESTQLWSNMNRTSDGQPPEFLSTHPSHSSRIDDLTRRIPAAMQLQQRALQLGRKPNCRP, encoded by the coding sequence ATGGGACTGCTGGGCGTGGGCGCGCAGTACGGCGTGTTGCTGCCCTACAGCCGGTTGCAGGAAAGCGAGGCCGACATGCTGGGCCTAGACCTGATGGCGAAAGCGGGTTTCGATCCGCGCGAGAGCACGCAGCTCTGGAGCAACATGAATCGCACCAGCGACGGCCAACCGCCCGAGTTCCTGTCCACCCATCCCTCGCATAGTTCGCGCATCGACGACCTCACCCGGCGCATCCCCGCCGCCATGCAGCTGCAACAGCGTGCGCTGCAACTGGGCAGAAAACCGAACTGCAGGCCGTGA
- a CDS encoding DMT family transporter: MSIPAAYIGVILIWSTTPLAIQWSGDEVGWLFGITTRMCIGVFTGLAVAALFRISLPWHTAARRTYLAAGLGLFCAMTLVYWSARYIPSGWISVLFGIAPMVTGAMAHFWLQETALTPARTVGLLLGIAGLAVMLTGSRALGPDAMLGVAGMLLSVTAYSASAIAVKRIAADIPALATTIGSLAVAVILLLTVCALTGESLPRHVPLRAAASIAYLGIIGSVLGFALYYYILRRVEATRVALITLLTPVLALLLGSLLNGEAIQAQTWFGTATILGGLLLFEYGQHLPGRLAGS; the protein is encoded by the coding sequence GTGTCCATCCCGGCCGCCTACATCGGAGTGATCCTGATCTGGTCGACCACGCCACTGGCCATCCAGTGGAGCGGCGACGAGGTCGGCTGGCTGTTCGGCATCACGACGCGCATGTGCATTGGCGTATTCACCGGATTGGCGGTCGCGGCCCTGTTCAGGATCAGCCTGCCCTGGCATACCGCGGCACGCCGCACCTACCTGGCCGCCGGTCTCGGCCTGTTCTGCGCCATGACCCTGGTGTACTGGTCGGCACGCTATATTCCCTCGGGCTGGATTTCGGTGCTGTTCGGCATCGCCCCGATGGTGACCGGTGCCATGGCGCATTTCTGGCTGCAGGAAACCGCGCTGACACCGGCGCGCACCGTCGGGTTGCTGCTCGGCATCGCCGGTCTTGCGGTGATGCTAACCGGCTCGCGCGCGCTGGGTCCCGACGCCATGCTGGGAGTCGCGGGCATGCTGCTGTCGGTAACCGCCTATTCGGCCAGTGCCATCGCCGTCAAGCGTATCGCTGCGGACATACCGGCGCTGGCGACCACCATCGGCAGTCTCGCCGTGGCCGTGATTCTGCTGCTCACGGTATGCGCCCTGACCGGGGAGTCCCTGCCGCGACATGTACCGCTGCGTGCTGCCGCCTCGATCGCCTACCTCGGCATCATCGGCTCGGTGCTCGGCTTCGCCCTGTACTATTACATCCTGCGGCGGGTCGAGGCGACCCGGGTCGCGCTGATCACGCTGCTGACACCGGTGCTCGCGCTGCTGCTCGGCAGCCTGTTGAACGGCGAAGCGATCCAGGCACAGACCTGGTTCGGCACCGCCACCATACTGGGCGGCCTGCTGCTGTTCGAGTACGGTCAGCACCTGCCCGGCCGGCTGGCCGGCTCCTGA
- a CDS encoding redoxin domain-containing protein: protein MTDLMWISRWLLLVCLLALPAQAEQRLTPVPGNVAAPDFALEDTEGKLHRLSDYRGQTVIINFWTTWCPPCREEIPSMNRAWRVLREEGVVILAVNVGEDADTIFVFSADYPADFPLLLDRDGAVIADWPVRGLPTTYVVAPDGTIAYRAIGGREWDEAGFMEQIRRLRR from the coding sequence ATGACCGACCTCATGTGGATTTCCCGCTGGTTACTGCTGGTGTGCCTGTTGGCGCTACCGGCGCAGGCGGAACAGCGGCTCACACCCGTACCCGGCAACGTGGCGGCACCGGATTTCGCGCTCGAGGACACGGAGGGAAAGCTGCATCGCCTGTCGGACTACCGCGGGCAGACCGTCATCATCAATTTCTGGACCACCTGGTGTCCACCGTGCCGCGAGGAGATCCCGTCCATGAATCGCGCTTGGCGGGTATTACGGGAGGAGGGCGTCGTGATCCTCGCCGTCAACGTGGGCGAGGACGCGGACACGATCTTCGTATTCAGTGCGGATTACCCGGCGGACTTCCCGCTGTTGCTGGATCGCGACGGCGCGGTGATCGCGGACTGGCCGGTCCGCGGGCTGCCGACCACCTACGTGGTTGCGCCGGACGGCACCATCGCCTACCGGGCCATCGGCGGACGGGAGTGGGACGAGGCCGGTTTCATGGAACAGATCCGGCGCCTGCGTCGGTGA
- the purT gene encoding formate-dependent phosphoribosylglycinamide formyltransferase, translating to MTTIGTPLSPSATRVLFCGGGELGKEVVIELQRLGVEVIVVDRYANAPAMQVAHRSHTLSMLDGAALRAVIERERPHYIVPEIEAIATDTLVDLEAEGYTVIPTARAARLTMNREGIRRLAAEELGLATSPYRFAATRAEFDAAIAEIGLPCVVKPIMSSSGKGQSTVRESADIDAAWAYAQAGGRSGAGKVIVEGFVAFDYEITQLTVRHSGGTSYCEPIGHVQVDGDYRQSWQPQAMSEQALAQARDIAGKVTAALGGRGIFGVELFIRGDEAIFSEVSPRPHDTGMVTMISQDLSQFALHARAILGLPIPNIRQHGPSASSVILVTGDSQQVAYTGLEAALAEPDTQLRLFGKPEVAGHRRMGVALARASAIATALDKAKRAADAVRPQL from the coding sequence ATGACCACCATCGGCACCCCGCTCTCCCCCAGCGCCACGCGCGTGCTGTTCTGTGGTGGCGGCGAACTGGGCAAGGAAGTCGTCATCGAATTGCAGCGGCTCGGCGTCGAGGTGATCGTCGTCGACCGCTATGCCAACGCCCCGGCCATGCAGGTCGCACACCGCAGCCACACGCTTTCCATGCTTGACGGCGCGGCGCTACGCGCCGTCATCGAGCGGGAACGGCCGCATTACATCGTCCCCGAGATCGAGGCCATCGCCACCGACACGCTGGTGGACCTGGAGGCAGAGGGCTATACGGTCATACCCACGGCACGTGCGGCGCGCCTCACCATGAACCGCGAGGGTATCCGGCGCCTGGCGGCCGAGGAACTGGGACTGGCCACCTCCCCCTACCGCTTCGCGGCCACGCGCGCTGAGTTCGATGCGGCGATCGCAGAGATCGGCCTGCCCTGCGTGGTCAAGCCCATCATGAGTTCCTCTGGCAAGGGCCAGAGCACCGTGCGCGAAAGCGCCGACATCGACGCGGCCTGGGCCTACGCCCAGGCGGGTGGCCGCAGTGGCGCCGGCAAGGTGATCGTGGAAGGCTTCGTGGCATTCGATTACGAAATCACCCAGCTGACCGTGCGCCATAGTGGCGGTACCAGCTATTGCGAACCGATCGGCCATGTCCAGGTGGATGGCGATTACCGTCAGTCCTGGCAACCCCAGGCCATGAGTGAACAGGCGCTGGCGCAGGCGCGCGATATTGCCGGCAAGGTCACGGCGGCGCTCGGCGGGCGCGGCATCTTCGGCGTCGAACTCTTCATCCGCGGCGACGAGGCGATCTTCAGCGAGGTATCGCCCCGGCCGCACGACACCGGCATGGTCACCATGATTTCCCAGGACCTGTCGCAGTTCGCCCTGCATGCCCGTGCCATCCTCGGCCTGCCCATCCCCAATATCCGCCAGCACGGACCGTCCGCATCCAGCGTAATCCTGGTGACGGGTGACTCGCAGCAGGTTGCGTATACCGGCCTCGAGGCGGCGCTGGCCGAGCCTGACACCCAGCTGCGCCTGTTCGGCAAGCCGGAAGTCGCCGGGCACCGGCGCATGGGCGTGGCGCTGGCGCGCGCCAGCGCCATCGCTACCGCCCTGGACAAGGCCAAACGGGCCGCGGACGCGGTCAGGCCGCAACTCTAG
- a CDS encoding outer membrane protein transport protein has product MKRTPGLYRAAVFVSGMVCTSIATATTGYFALGYGAKAMGMAGAVVSNPQDSIAAATNPAGMALVGERVDVGIRFFSPIREAEITTSAVGAGSNFGTPFDVADQSRRNMHYIPNAGYTSRINDRLYWGISVYGNGGMNTTYDRNLYDQTAAVLFNPSGPGATPAGVGTGAPQTGKLGVDLAQVLFTPTIAMKLNDRHAVGATLIIGSQRFSARGLGNFQCLTTDVQANPAGCATGYPVTPSDGLTDNSSDITYGAGVRLGWIGEITSTVTLGATVASKVYMKEFGDYDNLFAEQGDFDVPANFAVGATFKATPKLKLSLDFQRILYEGVKSLSNPGPVASAFGPVPNPPTTGFLGADNGLGFGWEDINVYRIGMEYAYDSNWTLRAGLAVNDQPIPKDEVLFNILAPAVIEKHLTLGFTYQPDGSSEWNFAYMHGFEESITDDATAFGVPATIKMYQNSVDISYSRKF; this is encoded by the coding sequence ATGAAACGAACCCCGGGGTTATATCGTGCTGCGGTATTCGTCAGTGGCATGGTCTGTACTTCGATCGCCACTGCCACGACCGGCTATTTCGCGCTGGGTTATGGTGCCAAAGCCATGGGCATGGCGGGTGCCGTCGTTTCCAATCCCCAGGACTCCATCGCCGCGGCAACCAATCCCGCCGGCATGGCGCTGGTCGGTGAACGTGTCGATGTCGGTATCCGTTTCTTCAGTCCGATCCGCGAGGCCGAGATAACGACATCCGCGGTCGGTGCCGGGTCGAACTTCGGCACGCCGTTCGACGTCGCTGACCAGAGCCGCCGCAACATGCACTACATTCCCAACGCCGGCTATACCAGCAGGATCAACGACCGGCTCTACTGGGGTATCAGCGTTTACGGCAATGGCGGCATGAATACCACCTATGACCGCAACCTGTACGATCAAACGGCTGCCGTCCTGTTCAATCCCAGCGGCCCCGGCGCAACCCCCGCCGGCGTGGGCACCGGCGCCCCGCAGACCGGCAAGCTCGGCGTGGATCTGGCACAGGTGCTGTTTACCCCGACTATCGCCATGAAGCTCAATGACCGGCATGCCGTGGGCGCCACGCTGATCATCGGATCGCAACGCTTCAGTGCCCGGGGTCTCGGGAACTTCCAGTGTCTGACCACCGACGTGCAGGCGAACCCGGCAGGGTGTGCCACAGGCTATCCGGTAACGCCGTCCGACGGTCTGACCGACAACAGCAGCGACATCACCTACGGTGCCGGTGTGCGCCTCGGCTGGATCGGCGAAATCACTTCCACCGTGACGCTGGGGGCGACCGTTGCCAGCAAGGTCTACATGAAGGAATTCGGCGATTACGACAACCTGTTTGCCGAACAGGGTGATTTCGATGTCCCGGCAAACTTTGCCGTCGGCGCCACCTTCAAGGCCACGCCGAAGCTGAAGCTTTCACTGGACTTCCAGCGCATCCTCTACGAGGGCGTTAAATCGCTGTCCAATCCCGGCCCGGTTGCCAGTGCCTTTGGTCCGGTGCCGAACCCGCCGACAACCGGTTTCCTCGGCGCGGACAACGGCCTGGGTTTCGGCTGGGAGGATATCAACGTCTATCGCATCGGCATGGAGTATGCGTATGACAGCAACTGGACGCTGCGTGCCGGACTGGCCGTGAACGATCAGCCGATCCCGAAAGACGAGGTGCTGTTCAACATCCTGGCGCCGGCCGTGATTGAAAAGCATCTCACGCTGGGTTTCACCTATCAGCCGGATGGGAGCAGCGAGTGGAACTTCGCCTACATGCATGGCTTCGAGGAGAGCATCACCGACGACGCGACCGCGTTCGGTGTGCCCGCGACGATCAAGATGTATCAGAACTCGGTGGATATCAGCTACTCGAGAAAGTTCTGA
- a CDS encoding SRPBCC family protein — protein MNAMTRRVVLSGLLLLAACWGRGGLCAGQDCDAWTAVRETAEGRLFHRCRPGSPLAAVMIETQFRAAPERLYALVNDYAAFADFIPDVAESRVLAVDGAVQWVYHRLHLPGPVADRVYILQSTASTQGVPPVAWRVEWTLAQRAFPGFDAGAGVRPDSLSGFWEIGADAAGTTRARYAVHVEPGGHLPVWLVQRMTDRYVQQVVAAVRGRLEERRARK, from the coding sequence ATGAACGCGATGACACGACGCGTGGTCCTGTCCGGCCTGCTCCTGCTGGCGGCGTGCTGGGGCCGGGGGGGGCTGTGCGCGGGGCAGGATTGCGATGCCTGGACCGCGGTGCGCGAGACGGCCGAGGGCAGGCTGTTCCACCGCTGCCGGCCAGGGTCGCCGCTCGCGGCGGTCATGATCGAGACCCAGTTCCGGGCCGCCCCGGAACGGCTGTACGCCCTGGTCAACGACTACGCTGCCTTTGCGGATTTCATTCCGGACGTGGCCGAGAGCCGCGTACTCGCGGTCGACGGCGCGGTGCAGTGGGTCTACCACCGCCTGCATCTGCCGGGGCCGGTGGCGGATCGCGTCTATATCCTGCAGAGTACGGCCTCGACGCAGGGCGTGCCGCCCGTGGCCTGGCGGGTCGAGTGGACACTGGCGCAGCGCGCGTTTCCCGGCTTCGATGCCGGTGCGGGCGTCCGTCCCGACAGCCTGTCCGGTTTCTGGGAGATCGGGGCCGATGCTGCCGGCACGACGCGGGCGCGCTATGCTGTTCATGTCGAACCGGGAGGGCACCTGCCGGTCTGGCTGGTGCAGCGCATGACGGACCGTTATGTGCAGCAGGTGGTTGCCGCGGTCCGTGGCCGACTGGAGGAACGACGTGCACGCAAGTAG
- a CDS encoding SlyX family protein: protein MSVPALEQRMEALEVRLMHLEAALDEMTRALLLQEQQSRAQAATIQRLEEQLRGLAAGYPGTTDAEPPPPHY, encoded by the coding sequence ATGTCAGTCCCGGCCCTGGAGCAGCGCATGGAGGCACTCGAGGTGCGCCTGATGCACCTCGAGGCCGCCCTCGATGAAATGACGCGCGCCCTGCTGCTGCAGGAACAGCAGTCGCGTGCACAGGCGGCGACGATTCAGCGTCTCGAGGAGCAGTTGCGCGGACTTGCCGCAGGCTATCCCGGCACGACGGATGCCGAGCCACCACCCCCGCATTACTAG
- a CDS encoding ferritin-like domain-containing protein — MQQTETRPGDAYRTAMGRLLVLYTQVDRLIMLACAERIGRAPDDAARLALARQVGDESRHVAIQQEWMTAFGTDRTPVLTAAQEQAILGHFRGLDWVDFLIDMYLGVEALGSDAVEQIVPLADPGTRESLRIPLADELNHIAFGLQRLRAELAALPAARRTACLAGIPDRIGALTQRFLATGVDVRMLFEAVGADFGALCDAVLARKDAILREVAEPLAA, encoded by the coding sequence ATGCAGCAGACAGAGACTCGGCCCGGTGACGCGTACCGCACCGCCATGGGCCGATTGCTGGTCCTGTACACCCAGGTGGACAGGCTGATCATGCTGGCTTGCGCCGAGCGCATCGGCCGCGCCCCCGACGATGCCGCGCGCCTGGCCCTGGCCCGGCAGGTCGGCGATGAATCCCGCCATGTCGCCATCCAGCAGGAATGGATGACGGCGTTCGGCACCGACCGGACCCCGGTACTGACAGCGGCACAGGAACAGGCCATCCTCGGGCATTTCCGTGGCCTGGACTGGGTGGACTTTCTCATCGACATGTACCTGGGCGTGGAGGCCCTCGGCAGCGACGCCGTGGAACAGATCGTCCCGCTGGCCGACCCGGGCACGCGCGAGTCCCTGCGCATCCCGCTCGCGGACGAACTCAACCATATCGCCTTCGGCCTGCAGCGGCTGCGCGCGGAACTGGCGGCACTGCCGGCAGCGCGGCGCACGGCGTGCCTGGCGGGCATTCCGGATCGTATCGGCGCACTCACGCAGCGCTTTCTGGCGACAGGCGTCGACGTGCGGATGCTGTTCGAGGCGGTGGGTGCCGACTTCGGGGCACTGTGCGACGCCGTGCTGGCACGCAAGGACGCCATCCTGCGCGAGGTTGCCGAACCGCTCGCCGCCTGA
- a CDS encoding nitrilase-related carbon-nitrogen hydrolase: protein MIQRYYAAACQTDFACPATRAEIGARTTHMCTLAEQAIVGYEPFHDVRLLAFPEFAHAAPIYDSVAKLRDRLALPVPNEHTDRYHRLCREYGCYIQTGTFLEADADYPDAVFNTTVLVGPGGVLSKYRKVNPWIPWELHASPHDIADYPAEPFPVVETELGRLGVAICYDWLFPEAIRQIACNGAEVIIRVSAYMDPWGATPPLDWWTLFNRARAVENSVFVVASNQGASLGHYPPFSWPGGSMVVDYDGRILAQADAGPGEKVVVAPVDIAALRHERERRTGHDMHAHLRSTMYPYLGQQYLAPATSHPLTADEIRVRIAQAKPRTRR, encoded by the coding sequence ATGATCCAGCGTTACTACGCCGCCGCCTGCCAGACCGATTTTGCCTGTCCGGCGACACGCGCCGAGATTGGCGCGCGCACGACGCACATGTGTACCCTGGCGGAGCAGGCCATTGTCGGCTACGAGCCGTTTCACGACGTGCGTCTGCTGGCGTTCCCCGAGTTTGCGCATGCCGCGCCGATCTACGACAGCGTGGCGAAGTTGCGCGACCGGCTGGCGCTGCCGGTACCCAACGAGCATACCGACCGCTATCACCGGCTGTGCCGGGAATACGGCTGCTATATCCAGACCGGCACCTTCCTGGAGGCCGATGCCGACTATCCCGATGCGGTGTTCAATACCACGGTGCTGGTGGGGCCGGGCGGGGTACTGTCGAAGTACCGCAAGGTCAATCCCTGGATACCCTGGGAACTGCATGCGAGCCCGCATGATATCGCCGACTATCCGGCAGAGCCGTTCCCCGTGGTGGAGACGGAGCTCGGTCGTCTCGGCGTCGCCATCTGCTACGACTGGCTGTTTCCCGAGGCGATCCGCCAGATTGCGTGCAATGGTGCCGAGGTGATCATCCGCGTCTCCGCCTACATGGACCCCTGGGGCGCGACGCCCCCGCTGGACTGGTGGACGCTGTTCAACCGGGCGCGCGCCGTCGAAAACAGCGTCTTTGTGGTGGCGTCCAACCAGGGCGCCAGCCTGGGTCACTATCCGCCGTTTTCCTGGCCGGGCGGCAGCATGGTGGTCGATTACGACGGCCGCATCCTGGCGCAGGCGGATGCCGGTCCCGGCGAAAAGGTGGTGGTCGCGCCGGTCGATATCGCTGCATTGCGCCATGAGCGTGAGCGCAGGACCGGGCACGACATGCACGCGCATCTGCGCAGCACCATGTATCCCTACCTCGGGCAGCAGTATCTCGCGCCGGCAACTTCACATCCGCTCACGGCGGACGAGATCCGCGTGCGCATAGCGCAGGCCAAGCCGCGCACCCGCAGGTGA